A single genomic interval of Pelodiscus sinensis isolate JC-2024 chromosome 28, ASM4963464v1, whole genome shotgun sequence harbors:
- the ANXA4 gene encoding annexin A4 has translation MAKTGNRGTIKPALGFSPEEDAQKLRKAMKGLGTDEDAITDIVANRSISQRQQILITYKSTIGRDLIGDLKSELSGSFEKVIIGLMTPITLYDVQELKRAMKGAGTDEGCLIEILASRSGEEIQRINETYKRQYGTTLEKDIVSDTSSVFRRVLVSLATGNRDESHYVDAGLAQQDAQCLYESGEKKWGTNEGQFMTILCSRNRNHLLQVFDEYKRIAKKDITESIKSEMSGDLEDALLAVVKCIRNKHAYFAERLYYSMKGLGTDDDTLIRVMVSRCEVDMLDIRHEFKRMYGKSLYSFIKGDTSGDYRKVLLLLCGGED, from the exons ACTGGAAACCGGGGCACAATCAAGCCGGCCTTGGGATTCAGTCCTGAGGAAGATGCACAGAAACTAAGGAAAGCCATGAAGGGCCTTG GTACGGATGAAGATGCCATCACTGATATTGTGGCCAATAGGAGTATATCTCAACGGCAGCAAATTTTAATCACCTATAAGTCCACGATTGGCAGG GATTTGATTGGTGATTTGAAGTCTGAGCTGAGTGGGAGCTTTGAGAAGGTGATTATCGGATTGATGACTCCCATCACGCTGTACGACGTGCAGGAACTGAAGAGGGCCATGAAG GGCGCGGGGACAGATGAGGGCTGCCTGATCGAAATTCTGGCTTCTCGTTCTGGTGAAGAAATCCAGCGCATTAACGAGACCTACAAACGTC AATATGGCACCACCCTTGAAAAAGACATTGTGTCAGACACATCTTCCGTGTTCCGGCGCGTGCTGGTGTCTCTAGCGACA GGAAACAGGGACGAGAGCCACTACGTGGATGCAGGCCTTGctcagcaggatgcccag TGCTTGTATGAATCTGGGGAGAAGAAGTGGGGGACAAATGAGGGACAATTTATGACCATCCTCTGTTCAAGAAATAGAAATCATCTATTACAGG TCTTCGATGAATACAAAAGGATTGCTAAGAAGGACATTACAGAAAGCATTAAATCTGAGATGTCAGGGGACCTGGAAGATGCCTTATTAGCTGTGG TAAAATGCATAAGGAATAAGCATGCATACTTTGCTGAAAGATTATACTATTCCATGAAG GGTTTAGGGACGGATGATGATACGCTCATTCGAGTGATGGTGTCACGCTGTGAAGTTGatatgttggatattaggcatGAATTCAAGAGAATGTATGGGAAATCTCTCTACTCCTTCATCAAG GGAGACACTTCTGGAGACTATAGGAAAGTTCTACTCTTGCTGTGTGGTGGTGAAGACTAA